From a region of the Eublepharis macularius isolate TG4126 chromosome 7, MPM_Emac_v1.0, whole genome shotgun sequence genome:
- the LOC129333954 gene encoding cytochrome P450 7A1, with translation MPAASALLLIWKIVVILCCNLLFVLGIRRRRLNEPPLENGMLPYLGCALQFGSNPLKFLRARQRKYGPIFTCRLAGKYVHFLTDPFSYHSVMQQGKHLDWKKFHFTTSAKAFGHGSIDPKDGNTTENMHQTFTKTLQGKALNFLNEAMMENLSYVMLESTASKMNSGDWVTDKLYEFCCRVMFESGFLTLFGTEINTNYDKIHSNQEDQKTLILNCLENFKEFDQIFPALVAGLPICIFKGAHSAREKLAESLLHENLQKRENISELISLRMFLNDTLSTFDDKEKAKTHLAVLWASQANTIPATFWSSFYLIKNPEAMKAAMEEVQRVLENPTEKMGLNRKCVSLNRKQLDDMPVLDSIIKEAIRLSSASMTVRVAKEDFCLQLSTGSYNVRKDDIIALYPQLLHFDPEIYSDPLTFKYDRYLNENGEENTIFYRNGRKLKYYYMPFGTGLAKCPGRIFAVHEIKQFLTLLLSYFEVELADKNVKCPSLDQSRAGLGILQPTTDVDFKYRLKPL, from the exons ATGCCTGCAGCGTCTGCACTGCTTTTGATATGGAAAATAGTGGTAATTCTGTGCTGTAATTTGTTGTTTGTTCTAGGAATAAGGCGGAG ACGCCTGAATGAGCCACCCTTGGAGAATGGGATGCTGCCATATCTTGGCTGTGCTTTGCAGTTTGGCTCCAATCCTCTCAAATTCCTCAGAGCAAGGCAAAGGAAATATGGCCCCATTTTCACTTGCAGACTGGCAGGAAAATACGTTCACTTCCTCACAGATCCCTTTTCCTACCACTCTGTGATGCAACAAGGAAAACATCTAGACTGGAAAAAGTTCCACTTCACAACTTCTGCAAAG GCTTTTGGACATGGAAGTATTGACCCAAAGGATGGGAACACCACTGAAAATATGCATCAGACCTTCACAAAAACCCTGCAGGGTAAAGCTTTGAACTTTCTCAATGAAGCCATGATGGAAAACCTTTCCTATGTCATGCTGGAATCTACTGCATCAAAAATGAACTCTGGTGACTGGGTAACAGACAAGCTTTATGAATTCTGTTGCCGTGTGATGTTTGAATCTGGGTTTTTGACACTTTTTGGTACAGAGATTAACACAAACTATGATAAGATCCATTCTAACCAAGAAGACCAAAAAACACTTATTCTAAACTGTCTGGAGAATTTTAAAGAATTTGATCAAATTTTTCCAGCACTTGTGGCAGGCTTACCTATCTGCATATTTAAAGGTGCCCATAGTGCACGCGAGAAGCTGGCTGAATCTCTGCTTCATGAGAATCTTCAGAAAAGAGAGAACATTTCTGAACTCATTTCTCTCCGCATGTTTTTGAATGACACACTCTCCACTTTTGATGATAAGGAGAAAGCAAAGACCCACCTAGCAGTCCTATGGGCTTCACAAGCAAACACAATTCCTGCtactttttggagttctttctacCTTATTAA GAACCCAGAAGCAATGAAAGCAGCTATGGAAGAGGTACAACGGGTGTTGGAAAATCCTACTGAAAAGATGGGCTTGAATAGGAAGTGTGTTTCCTTGAATCGAAAACAGCTGGATGATATGCCTGTATTAG ACAGTATTATTAAGGAAGCAATAAGACTCTCTAGTGCATCCATGACAGTCAGAGTTGCTAAGGAAGATTTCTGTTTGCAGTTAAGCACTGGCTCCTATAATGTCCGCAAAGATGACATCATAGCGCTTTATCCTCAGCTATTACACTTTGATCCAGAAATTTATTCTGATCCCTTG ACATTCAAGTATGACCGCTATCTTAATGAGAATGGAGAagaaaataccattttttatCGCAATGGTCGGAAGTTAAAATATTACTACATGCCGTTTGGAACGGGGCTTGCCAAATGCCCTGGAAGAATATTTGCAGTTCATGAAATTAAACAATTTTTGACTTTGTTACTTTCCTACTTTGAGGTGGAGCTTGCTGACAAAAATGTGAAGTGTCCTTCATTAGACCAATCACGTGCTGGACTTGGAATTTTACAGCCAACAACCGATGTTGATTTCAAGTACAGATTAAAACCTCTTTGA